Proteins from one Mycobacterium sp. HUMS_12744610 genomic window:
- a CDS encoding ATP-binding cassette domain-containing protein: MPITENAVVVNGIKKSFGSVVALTDISFKVGRGEVLGLLGPNGAGKTTTVDILSTLTRPDGGHAEVAGHDVVSDPAGVRRSIMLTGQHVALDEMLTGRENLLMFGRLQGLKKSRARSRATELLAQFDLVDAADRRVSTYSGGMRRRIDIACGLVVQPEVVFLDEPTTGLDPRSRQSIWKLVSDFKESGIATLLTTQYLEEADALSDRIIVINHGTIIAEGTADELKERTGGTYCEIVPRDLADLPAAARALGSLLPEKNRDALTGASDRIAMPAPDGPSTLTQVLSRLNEANIDLADIALRRPSLDEVFLALTSQDAGERHRVGVS; encoded by the coding sequence ATGCCAATCACCGAGAACGCGGTCGTCGTCAACGGGATCAAGAAGTCGTTCGGTTCCGTCGTCGCACTGACCGACATCAGTTTCAAGGTCGGCCGCGGGGAGGTGCTCGGGCTGCTCGGGCCCAACGGCGCCGGCAAGACCACGACGGTCGACATCCTCTCGACGCTGACCCGCCCGGACGGCGGCCACGCGGAGGTCGCCGGGCACGACGTCGTGTCCGACCCGGCCGGCGTGCGCCGCTCGATCATGCTGACCGGCCAGCACGTGGCGCTCGACGAGATGCTGACCGGCCGGGAGAACCTGCTGATGTTCGGCCGTCTGCAGGGCCTGAAGAAATCCCGGGCGCGTTCGCGGGCCACCGAACTGCTCGCCCAGTTCGACCTCGTCGACGCGGCCGACCGCCGGGTCAGCACGTATTCGGGCGGGATGCGCCGGCGGATCGACATCGCCTGCGGGCTGGTGGTCCAGCCCGAGGTGGTGTTCCTCGACGAACCCACCACCGGGCTCGATCCCCGCAGCCGCCAAAGCATCTGGAAGCTGGTGTCCGACTTCAAGGAATCGGGTATCGCCACGCTGCTGACCACCCAGTACCTCGAGGAGGCCGACGCGCTGTCCGACCGCATCATCGTGATCAACCACGGCACGATCATCGCGGAGGGCACGGCCGACGAGCTCAAGGAGCGCACCGGGGGCACCTACTGCGAGATCGTGCCGCGCGACCTGGCGGACTTGCCCGCCGCGGCGCGGGCGCTCGGATCCCTGCTGCCCGAGAAGAACCGGGACGCGCTCACCGGCGCCTCCGACCGCATCGCCATGCCCGCGCCCGACGGACCCAGCACCCTCACTCAGGTGCTGAGCCGGCTGAACGAGGCGAACATCGACCTGGCCGACATCGCGCTGCGGCGGCCCTCGCTCGACGAGGTGTTCCTCGCCTTGACCAGCCAGGACGCCGGCGAGCGACATCGGGTGGGTGTCTCGTGA
- a CDS encoding type I polyketide synthase translates to MKTIFDRVAGMTAEQRTALGEQFDKASRLATAEPVAVVGIGCRFPGPSAGPEAYWEFLSGGGDAIIEVPPDRWDADAYYDPDPFAPGRMASKWGGFLPDVAGFDAEFFGISPREAEAMDPQQRVLLEVAWEALENAGLTAESVGETRAAVMMGVYYNEYQNSSAADPDSIDAYSATGNAHSVTVGRIAYSLGLRGPAVAVDTACSSSLVTVHLACQSLRLRESDLALAGGVNLILRPETQLALSKWGMLSPRGRCHAFDAGADGFVRGEGAGVVVLKRLTDAVRDGDRVLAVVRGSAVNSDGRSNGLTAPNALAQSDVITRALRNADVTADSVNFVETHGTGTSLGDPIEFDALAEVYGAGGGPCALGAVKTNVGHLEAAAGIAGFIKTALAVQHGKIPPNLHFSQWNPAIDAAATRMFIPGELTPWPRSEGPRRAAVSSFGLGGTNAHVVLEQGPDPEPAAPEPGVATLVIAGKTDQRVAARASALAEWLQGRGAGTPLADVAHTLRRQHGRHGKFAVVCARDRAQAVVGLRAVAAGRAEPGVVLPSDRTPGPGTVFVYSGQGSQWPGMGKRLLADEPAFAAAVAELDPIFVEQAGFSLREVLEAGEPLAGIARIQPALVGVQLALTALWRAHGVEPDAVMGHSMGEVTAAVVAGALSAADGIRVIATRSRLMSALSGQGAMALLELSATAAEELIADYPGSTVAVYAAPQQSVIAGPPEQVDAAIAAVDAQGRLARRVEVDVASHHPTIDPILPELRSALADLAPRTPTIPVLSTTGDAAAEPAFDADHWVANLRNPVRFSQAVAGAGARYGTFVEISPHPLLTHAIAESLAAAESAARTMGTVTRDSDETVAFRTQLAAIRPADGAGRLVDLPPAPWLHAPYWAARRGASPAPAGAHPLLGLHVEIPSGRDHVWQADVGTGAVPWLADHRVYGQAVMPAAAFAEIALAAGSEALGLPADGLAVHRLEVEQMLALDERTTLTTQLTRTDEGARVEVYTRSAEGDWNRHAVARVDVAARDCAPEAPAAPAEAGTTVAPAELYATLRRTGAHHGQAFAALTRIVRWPSGSSESEIVLPDEAAAHRGYRVHPVMLDAALQGLAAAMPAEPGDDAGEATYLPVSLETVRVFRDTGRRARCHAELVSLDDDGSGKLGRITLTDDAGNPTAQLAGVYLRRIDRRTVPLPLAQKVFDAAWTESAVGEAAAEPPAGSWLLLSAGENPDLVDGFTERFAAPARRVIGADLTDESALPEAFAKTAADPDLPPRGVVVFLGQRPADGLDTDAALRRGEDLVAAVAGTVRAIVGGWHGTLPRLWLVTRDGLAVADGEGGDPAVGALRGLVRVLAYEHPELRATLVDLGTADEAPARLAVELGLPAGDDVIAWRDGRRHAERLRRAPLPAVGDSANVVRQNGSYIVSGGLGGIGLVVARWLADRGAGRIVLNGRSAQPREGLSELEGRADIAVVAGDISAPGVAERLVTAAEETGLPLRGIIHSAAVIDDSLVATLDRESLQRVWAPKAGGALRLHQAASECRLDWWVGFSSVASLLGSPGQGAYAAANAWLDALVAWRRAAGLPATTINWGQWSHVGVARSLSMGVLDPITPDEGIEALESLIGGAATQTGVARLRLDRAAAAFPEIGRLGYFAELVEELGTAGDSGDWAGPEALCELDPAEAKEIVTARLRRRISAIMGHAGDAAVPPTRPLTELGMDSLMAVRIRNTVRGDFGVEPPVALLLQGATVADLAAELIEQLGLTGQDSPEPANELRERAQRRAAARRRAADRRQPRQRV, encoded by the coding sequence ATGAAGACGATCTTCGACAGAGTGGCGGGCATGACCGCCGAGCAGCGCACGGCACTGGGAGAGCAGTTCGACAAGGCCTCCCGACTGGCGACCGCGGAGCCAGTCGCGGTGGTGGGCATCGGGTGCCGCTTCCCCGGCCCCTCGGCCGGGCCCGAGGCCTACTGGGAGTTCCTGTCCGGCGGCGGGGACGCGATCATCGAGGTTCCGCCCGACCGCTGGGACGCCGACGCCTACTACGACCCCGACCCGTTCGCGCCCGGCCGGATGGCCTCCAAGTGGGGTGGCTTCCTGCCCGACGTGGCCGGCTTCGACGCCGAGTTCTTCGGGATCTCCCCGCGCGAAGCCGAAGCGATGGACCCGCAGCAGCGGGTGCTGTTGGAGGTTGCCTGGGAGGCGCTCGAGAACGCCGGCCTGACAGCGGAATCGGTGGGGGAGACCCGAGCCGCGGTGATGATGGGTGTGTACTACAACGAGTACCAGAACTCCTCTGCCGCCGACCCGGACAGCATCGACGCCTACTCGGCGACGGGCAACGCCCACAGCGTCACGGTGGGGCGGATCGCGTACTCGCTCGGGCTGCGCGGGCCCGCGGTGGCGGTGGACACGGCGTGTTCGTCGTCGCTGGTCACCGTGCATCTGGCCTGCCAGAGCCTGCGGCTGCGGGAGAGCGATCTCGCGCTGGCCGGCGGGGTGAACCTCATCCTGCGCCCGGAAACCCAACTGGCGCTGTCCAAGTGGGGCATGCTGTCGCCGCGCGGCCGGTGTCACGCGTTCGACGCGGGCGCCGACGGGTTCGTCCGCGGCGAGGGCGCCGGCGTCGTGGTGCTCAAGCGGCTGACCGACGCGGTCCGCGACGGCGACCGGGTCCTGGCGGTCGTGCGCGGCTCGGCGGTCAACTCCGACGGCCGCTCCAACGGCCTGACCGCGCCGAACGCGCTGGCACAGTCCGACGTGATCACCCGGGCGCTGCGCAATGCCGATGTGACCGCGGACTCGGTGAACTTCGTCGAGACGCACGGCACCGGAACCTCCCTGGGGGACCCGATCGAGTTCGACGCGCTGGCGGAGGTGTACGGGGCCGGCGGCGGCCCCTGCGCGCTGGGTGCGGTGAAGACCAACGTGGGCCACCTGGAGGCGGCCGCCGGGATCGCCGGATTCATCAAGACCGCCCTGGCGGTGCAGCACGGCAAGATCCCGCCCAATCTGCACTTTTCGCAGTGGAATCCGGCGATCGATGCGGCCGCCACCCGCATGTTCATCCCCGGGGAGCTGACCCCGTGGCCGCGCAGCGAGGGCCCGCGGCGGGCCGCGGTGTCCTCGTTCGGGCTGGGCGGCACCAACGCGCACGTGGTGCTGGAACAGGGTCCGGACCCGGAGCCGGCGGCCCCGGAGCCGGGGGTGGCGACGCTGGTGATCGCGGGCAAGACCGACCAGCGGGTGGCCGCCCGCGCGTCGGCGCTGGCCGAGTGGCTTCAGGGCCGCGGCGCCGGGACGCCGCTGGCCGATGTCGCCCACACCCTGCGCCGACAACACGGTCGGCACGGCAAGTTCGCCGTCGTGTGCGCCCGCGACCGCGCACAGGCGGTGGTGGGGTTGCGTGCGGTCGCCGCGGGCCGGGCGGAACCCGGGGTGGTCCTGCCCTCCGACCGAACACCGGGCCCGGGCACGGTGTTCGTGTACTCCGGTCAGGGCTCCCAGTGGCCCGGCATGGGCAAGCGGCTGCTGGCCGACGAGCCGGCGTTCGCCGCCGCGGTGGCCGAGCTGGACCCGATCTTCGTCGAGCAGGCCGGCTTCTCGCTGCGCGAGGTGCTCGAGGCCGGCGAACCGCTGGCCGGCATCGCCCGCATCCAGCCCGCGCTGGTGGGCGTGCAGTTGGCCCTGACCGCGCTGTGGCGCGCGCACGGTGTGGAACCCGATGCGGTCATGGGACATTCGATGGGGGAGGTCACCGCCGCGGTCGTCGCGGGCGCGCTGAGCGCCGCCGACGGCATCCGCGTGATCGCCACCCGTTCCCGGTTGATGTCGGCGCTGTCCGGCCAGGGCGCGATGGCGCTGCTGGAGCTGAGCGCGACCGCCGCCGAGGAGCTGATCGCCGACTACCCCGGCAGCACCGTGGCGGTGTACGCCGCCCCGCAGCAGTCGGTGATCGCCGGCCCGCCCGAGCAGGTCGACGCGGCGATCGCCGCGGTCGACGCGCAGGGGCGGCTGGCGCGGCGCGTCGAGGTCGACGTGGCATCCCACCATCCGACCATCGACCCGATCCTGCCCGAACTGCGCAGCGCCCTGGCGGACCTGGCGCCGCGCACCCCGACGATTCCCGTGCTCAGCACCACCGGCGACGCCGCGGCGGAGCCGGCGTTCGACGCCGACCACTGGGTGGCCAACCTGCGCAACCCGGTCCGGTTCAGCCAGGCGGTGGCCGGCGCCGGCGCCCGGTACGGCACGTTCGTCGAGATCAGCCCGCACCCGTTGCTCACCCACGCCATCGCCGAAAGCCTGGCCGCCGCCGAGTCCGCCGCCCGGACGATGGGCACCGTCACCCGGGACAGCGACGAAACCGTGGCGTTCCGAACGCAACTGGCTGCGATCCGGCCGGCCGACGGTGCGGGCCGGCTGGTGGACCTGCCGCCGGCACCGTGGCTGCATGCGCCGTACTGGGCCGCCCGGCGGGGCGCGAGCCCGGCGCCGGCGGGCGCCCACCCGTTGCTGGGGCTGCACGTCGAGATCCCCTCGGGCCGTGACCACGTGTGGCAGGCCGACGTGGGCACCGGCGCGGTGCCGTGGCTGGCCGACCACCGGGTGTACGGACAAGCCGTCATGCCGGCCGCGGCGTTCGCCGAGATCGCGCTCGCCGCGGGCAGCGAGGCCCTGGGTCTGCCGGCCGACGGGCTCGCGGTGCACCGACTCGAGGTCGAGCAGATGCTGGCCCTGGACGAGCGGACCACGCTGACCACCCAGTTGACCCGGACCGACGAGGGCGCCCGGGTCGAGGTCTACACCCGCTCGGCCGAGGGCGACTGGAACCGGCATGCGGTCGCGCGCGTGGACGTCGCCGCCCGGGACTGCGCGCCCGAGGCCCCGGCCGCCCCCGCCGAGGCGGGCACGACCGTGGCGCCGGCGGAGCTGTACGCGACGCTGCGGCGCACCGGCGCCCACCACGGGCAGGCGTTCGCCGCGCTGACGCGAATCGTGCGCTGGCCCAGCGGTTCCTCGGAGAGCGAGATCGTCCTGCCCGACGAGGCCGCCGCCCATCGCGGCTACCGGGTCCATCCGGTCATGCTCGACGCCGCGCTGCAGGGCCTGGCCGCCGCGATGCCCGCCGAGCCCGGCGACGACGCCGGTGAAGCCACCTATCTGCCGGTCTCGCTGGAGACCGTCCGCGTCTTCCGAGACACCGGGCGCCGCGCCCGGTGCCACGCCGAGCTGGTCAGCCTGGACGACGACGGTTCGGGCAAGCTCGGGCGGATCACCCTGACCGACGACGCGGGCAACCCGACCGCGCAGCTCGCCGGCGTCTACCTGCGGCGCATCGACCGGCGCACGGTGCCGTTGCCGTTGGCGCAGAAGGTGTTCGACGCGGCGTGGACCGAGAGCGCCGTCGGCGAAGCGGCCGCCGAACCGCCCGCGGGCAGCTGGCTGCTGCTGTCCGCCGGCGAAAACCCCGACCTGGTAGACGGTTTCACCGAGCGGTTCGCCGCACCGGCGCGGCGGGTGATCGGCGCGGACCTCACCGACGAGTCGGCGCTGCCGGAGGCGTTCGCGAAGACCGCCGCGGACCCCGACCTTCCGCCGCGCGGGGTGGTCGTCTTCCTCGGGCAGCGCCCCGCCGACGGCCTCGACACCGACGCCGCCCTGCGGCGCGGCGAAGACCTGGTCGCGGCTGTCGCGGGAACCGTGCGCGCGATCGTCGGCGGCTGGCACGGCACCCTGCCGCGGCTGTGGCTGGTCACCCGCGACGGCCTGGCGGTCGCCGACGGCGAGGGCGGCGACCCCGCGGTCGGCGCCCTGCGCGGGCTCGTCCGGGTCCTGGCCTACGAGCATCCCGAACTGCGGGCCACCCTCGTCGACCTGGGCACCGCGGACGAGGCGCCCGCCAGGCTGGCGGTCGAACTGGGCCTGCCGGCCGGGGACGACGTGATCGCCTGGCGCGACGGGCGCCGCCACGCGGAACGGCTCAGGCGGGCCCCCCTGCCCGCGGTGGGCGACTCCGCAAACGTTGTACGACAAAATGGTTCGTACATCGTCAGCGGCGGGCTCGGCGGCATCGGCCTGGTGGTCGCGCGCTGGCTGGCCGACCGGGGTGCGGGCCGCATCGTGCTCAACGGCCGCTCGGCGCAACCTCGGGAAGGCCTGTCCGAGCTGGAGGGCCGCGCCGATATCGCCGTCGTGGCCGGCGACATCTCCGCACCCGGGGTGGCCGAGCGGCTCGTGACGGCCGCCGAGGAGACCGGGCTGCCGCTGCGCGGGATCATCCACTCGGCCGCAGTGATCGACGACAGCCTGGTGGCCACCCTCGACCGGGAAAGCCTGCAACGGGTGTGGGCGCCCAAGGCCGGCGGCGCGCTACGCCTGCACCAGGCGGCCTCCGAATGCCGGCTCGACTGGTGGGTCGGCTTCTCGTCGGTGGCGTCGCTGCTCGGCTCCCCGGGTCAGGGCGCGTACGCGGCGGCCAACGCATGGCTCGACGCCCTGGTCGCCTGGCGGCGGGCGGCGGGGCTGCCCGCCACCACGATCAACTGGGGGCAGTGGTCGCACGTGGGCGTCGCCCGGTCCCTGAGCATGGGCGTCCTCGACCCCATCACCCCCGACGAAGGCATCGAGGCGCTGGAATCCCTGATCGGCGGCGCCGCCACGCAGACCGGTGTGGCGCGGCTGCGGCTCGACCGGGCCGCGGCCGCCTTCCCCGAAATCGGCCGGCTCGGCTACTTCGCCGAACTCGTCGAGGAACTGGGCACCGCCGGCGACAGCGGTGACTGGGCGGGGCCGGAGGCGCTGTGCGAACTCGACCCGGCGGAGGCGAAGGAGATCGTCACCGCGCGGCTGCGCCGGCGCATCTCGGCGATCATGGGCCACGCCGGCGACGCCGCCGTCCCGCCCACCCGGCCGTTGACCGAGCTGGGCATGGATTCGCTGATGGCCGTGCGGATCAGGAACACCGTGCGCGGCGACTTCGGCGTGGAGCCGCCGGTGGCGCTGCTGCTGCAGGGGGCCACGGTCGCCGACCTGGCCGCCGAACTCATCGAACAACTCGGCCTCACCGGCCAGGACAGCCCCGAGCCCGCGAACGAGCTGCGCGAGCGGGCCCAGCGACGCGCCGCGGCGCGCCGGCGAGCCGCCGACCGGCGCCAGCCGCGACAAAGAGTATGA
- a CDS encoding type I polyketide synthase gives MTGQHVTKSKENPSNTLPPNAIAVVGMAGRFPGADSVSQFWDNLRRGEESIVSLSDDELSAAGVGEKALAGHGYVKRAPVMNGIEEFDAEFFGFTPQNASMTDPQHRLMLQCAFHALEDAGYDPERIDASVGVFGTSSASGYLLHNLMSHHDPHAIIGQGATFEMVNLSLQNDKDHLATRVAHQLNLRGPALSVQTACSSSLVAVHLACQSILNGECDMALAGGASIRVPHRVGYWYQPGSMVSPTGRCRPFDSRADGTLFGSGVGVVVLKPLEDALADGDRVHAVIRGSAINNDGSTKMTYAAPNAAGQAEVIAEAHAVSDVDASSISYVETHGTGTPLGDPIEIEGLRQAFALSESARPGPCQVGSVKSNIGHLETAAGMAGLIKTILCLQHRAIPATLHFTHPNPELHLERGPFAVRGEYGPWDWDGVRRAGVSAFGVGGTNAHVVLEEAPAVPAPDAPAGAGPAPQVLVLSARTAEALADARAALAAELSCPDAPDLADVAHTLARRRTENFRMAAVVDDNGHAAELLRTPEHDNVFVAESAAPPANAESDSERVAFLFPGQGSQHVGMARGLHATEPVFAEHFDRCAAAFDAEMGIDLRAEMFDGSGRSLERTDRTQPALFSVEYALAKLAQSHGIRPGALAGHSIGEYAAATIAGVFDLPTAVKAVSMRARLMHAAPRGVMVAVAASPDTVEEHLSADVDLAAVNEPGGCVVAGSEEGIRAFTEQLARQSITARRVRTSHAFHSRLMDSVVPEFQSFLARLTLREPQIPLLSNVTGTWMSAAEATDPATWARQIRSTVRFADEIAALLAEPARVLVEVGPGGTLTSAAARHPQWAGGHRTVRLMRHPVQNRDDRDAFLLGLGQLWSAGVDVDWSPHAAGRRPNLVSLPGYPFVRQRHWIDAAPRSAAAYPLNGNGATPAPTSANGTGAARPATGAAQLEDTLRDIWAQCLGGGPVDRNADFFELGGDSLIAISVAMTAANQGLDLTPQDLYENPSVAKLAKTLTARYEAGGLARLSPDDVAHPPVPPNIEHFLAHGLADGGHWRIPLILRLRPDVRAEDITAVLTAVTNQHDALRMRLVHRGGTWEQDLGEPVETVELGAESLPGGLAPGGPEEREALLQILDAQIRGQDLAGPPLAATHVRGGDGGPCYLALSVHGTAADTMSRDILLTDIFTAFGQRLAGEEITLQPVSTPWRDWCQRCAGLAAHPAVLESREYWLETAAKANLRVAEPATEPPTVDDLVRLPSALTVAQTTEIDDARRRLGAPIEDVVVAALTRTIAATVGDGCLGLDLGGPGRSVLKPDVDLHRTVGEFTTVYPVALPCAADRDGSVRQLVEDVHDTLKSVPHYGIGYGLLRYVYARTAGWLAATPPADIFFSYAGTIPDLPSAAGEAPVQFDSDTALPVREAYPGLGHAVELRVYRSAGAMHLDWWYDSRRIDAARARSLADAFSATLLDLARAAVAEDESASAEEELTLVDLSSSDST, from the coding sequence ATGACAGGACAACACGTGACAAAATCCAAGGAAAACCCCTCGAACACGTTGCCGCCCAACGCGATCGCCGTCGTCGGGATGGCCGGGAGATTCCCCGGCGCCGACTCGGTGTCGCAGTTCTGGGACAACCTGCGCCGCGGCGAGGAGTCGATCGTCTCCTTGTCCGACGACGAGCTCAGCGCGGCCGGCGTCGGCGAGAAGGCGCTGGCCGGTCACGGCTACGTCAAGCGTGCGCCGGTGATGAACGGCATCGAGGAGTTCGACGCCGAGTTCTTCGGCTTCACCCCGCAGAACGCGTCGATGACCGACCCGCAGCACCGCCTCATGCTGCAGTGCGCGTTCCACGCGCTCGAGGACGCCGGCTACGACCCCGAGCGGATCGACGCCTCGGTCGGCGTCTTCGGGACCAGCTCGGCCAGCGGCTACCTGCTGCACAACCTTATGTCGCACCACGACCCGCACGCGATCATCGGTCAGGGCGCCACCTTCGAGATGGTCAACCTCTCGCTGCAGAACGACAAGGACCACCTGGCCACCCGGGTCGCGCACCAGCTGAACCTGCGCGGGCCCGCGCTGTCGGTGCAGACGGCGTGCTCGTCCTCGCTGGTGGCGGTGCACCTGGCCTGCCAGAGCATCCTGAACGGGGAGTGCGACATGGCGCTGGCCGGCGGCGCGTCGATCCGCGTCCCGCACCGCGTCGGCTATTGGTACCAACCCGGTTCGATGGTGTCCCCGACCGGCCGCTGCCGGCCGTTCGACTCCCGCGCCGACGGCACCCTGTTCGGCAGCGGTGTCGGCGTCGTGGTGCTCAAGCCGCTCGAGGACGCCCTGGCCGATGGAGATCGCGTGCACGCGGTGATCCGGGGCTCGGCGATCAACAACGACGGCTCGACGAAGATGACGTACGCCGCGCCCAACGCGGCCGGTCAGGCCGAGGTGATTGCCGAAGCCCACGCGGTGTCCGACGTCGACGCGTCGAGCATCAGCTACGTCGAAACCCACGGGACCGGAACGCCGCTGGGCGACCCGATCGAGATCGAAGGCCTGCGGCAGGCGTTCGCCCTGTCCGAGTCGGCCAGGCCCGGCCCGTGCCAGGTCGGCTCGGTGAAATCCAACATCGGCCACCTGGAGACGGCGGCCGGCATGGCCGGGCTGATCAAGACGATCCTGTGCCTGCAGCACCGGGCGATCCCGGCGACCCTGCATTTCACCCATCCCAACCCCGAATTGCACCTGGAGCGTGGGCCTTTTGCCGTGCGCGGCGAATACGGCCCGTGGGACTGGGACGGTGTGCGGCGCGCGGGGGTCAGCGCGTTCGGCGTGGGCGGCACCAACGCCCACGTCGTCCTCGAGGAGGCGCCGGCGGTGCCGGCGCCCGACGCGCCGGCGGGCGCCGGGCCCGCCCCGCAGGTGTTGGTGCTGTCCGCCCGGACCGCCGAGGCGCTCGCGGACGCGCGCGCGGCCCTGGCCGCCGAGTTGTCCTGCCCCGACGCGCCCGATTTGGCCGACGTCGCCCACACCCTGGCCCGCCGCCGCACGGAGAACTTCCGCATGGCGGCGGTGGTCGACGACAACGGGCACGCCGCGGAGCTGCTGCGGACCCCCGAGCACGACAACGTCTTCGTCGCCGAGTCGGCCGCCCCGCCGGCGAACGCCGAAAGCGATTCGGAGCGCGTCGCCTTCCTGTTCCCCGGCCAGGGTTCCCAGCACGTCGGCATGGCGCGGGGCCTGCATGCAACCGAGCCCGTGTTCGCCGAGCACTTCGACCGCTGCGCCGCGGCGTTCGACGCGGAGATGGGCATCGACCTGCGCGCCGAGATGTTCGACGGCTCCGGACGCAGCCTGGAGCGCACCGACCGGACCCAGCCCGCCCTGTTCTCCGTGGAATACGCGCTGGCGAAACTCGCCCAGTCCCATGGGATCCGGCCGGGGGCCCTGGCCGGTCACAGCATCGGCGAGTACGCGGCGGCGACCATCGCGGGGGTCTTCGACCTGCCGACGGCGGTCAAGGCGGTGTCGATGCGGGCCCGGCTGATGCACGCCGCGCCGCGCGGCGTGATGGTCGCGGTGGCCGCGAGCCCCGACACCGTCGAAGAGCACTTGTCGGCGGACGTCGACCTCGCCGCGGTCAACGAGCCCGGCGGCTGCGTCGTGGCCGGATCCGAAGAGGGCATCCGCGCGTTCACCGAACAGCTTGCGCGACAAAGTATCACGGCACGCCGGGTCCGCACCTCGCACGCATTCCACTCCCGGCTGATGGATTCGGTGGTCCCGGAGTTCCAGAGTTTCCTGGCCCGCCTGACGCTGCGGGAACCGCAGATTCCGCTGCTGTCGAACGTCACCGGCACCTGGATGTCGGCCGCGGAGGCGACCGACCCGGCGACGTGGGCCCGCCAGATCCGGTCGACGGTGCGCTTCGCCGACGAGATCGCCGCGCTGCTCGCCGAACCCGCCCGCGTCCTCGTCGAGGTCGGTCCCGGCGGCACGCTGACGTCCGCGGCGGCGCGGCACCCGCAGTGGGCCGGCGGTCACCGCACCGTCCGGCTGATGCGCCATCCGGTGCAGAACCGCGATGACCGGGACGCCTTCCTGCTCGGTCTCGGTCAGCTGTGGTCGGCGGGCGTCGACGTCGACTGGTCGCCGCACGCTGCGGGGCGCCGGCCGAACCTGGTTTCGCTACCGGGCTATCCCTTCGTGCGGCAACGGCATTGGATCGACGCCGCGCCGCGCAGCGCGGCGGCGTACCCGCTGAACGGGAACGGCGCCACACCCGCGCCGACGTCGGCGAACGGCACCGGCGCTGCTCGGCCTGCCACCGGCGCCGCGCAGCTCGAGGACACGCTGCGCGACATCTGGGCGCAGTGCCTGGGTGGCGGACCGGTCGACCGCAACGCCGACTTCTTCGAGCTCGGCGGTGACTCGCTGATCGCGATCAGCGTCGCGATGACGGCCGCCAACCAGGGCCTGGACCTCACCCCGCAGGACCTCTACGAGAACCCCAGCGTGGCCAAGCTGGCCAAGACGCTGACCGCCCGTTACGAGGCCGGCGGGCTGGCCCGGTTGTCCCCGGACGACGTCGCCCACCCGCCGGTGCCGCCGAACATCGAACACTTCCTGGCGCACGGCCTGGCCGACGGCGGGCATTGGCGAATCCCGCTGATCCTGCGGCTGCGCCCGGATGTGCGGGCCGAGGACATCACGGCGGTGCTGACCGCCGTCACCAACCAGCACGACGCGCTGCGGATGCGCCTGGTGCACCGCGGCGGCACCTGGGAGCAGGACCTCGGCGAACCCGTCGAGACCGTCGAGCTGGGCGCCGAGTCGTTGCCGGGTGGGTTGGCGCCCGGCGGACCCGAGGAGCGGGAAGCCCTGCTGCAGATCCTGGACGCGCAGATTCGCGGGCAGGACCTGGCCGGCCCGCCCCTGGCCGCCACGCACGTCCGCGGCGGGGACGGCGGGCCGTGCTACCTGGCGCTCAGCGTGCACGGGACCGCCGCAGACACCATGTCCCGCGACATCCTGCTCACTGACATCTTCACCGCGTTCGGGCAGCGGCTGGCCGGCGAGGAGATCACCCTGCAGCCGGTGAGCACGCCGTGGCGGGACTGGTGCCAGCGGTGCGCTGGGCTCGCCGCCCACCCGGCCGTCCTGGAAAGCCGCGAATACTGGCTCGAAACCGCGGCCAAGGCGAACCTGCGTGTCGCGGAGCCGGCCACCGAACCGCCCACGGTCGACGACCTGGTGCGGCTGCCCTCGGCGCTGACCGTCGCGCAGACCACCGAGATCGACGACGCGCGGCGCCGGCTCGGAGCGCCGATCGAGGACGTCGTGGTGGCCGCGCTGACGCGGACGATCGCGGCGACGGTCGGCGACGGCTGCCTGGGGCTCGACCTCGGCGGGCCGGGGCGGTCGGTGCTCAAACCCGACGTCGACCTGCACCGCACTGTCGGTGAGTTCACCACCGTCTATCCCGTCGCGCTGCCGTGCGCGGCGGACCGCGACGGCAGTGTGCGGCAACTGGTCGAGGACGTGCACGACACGCTGAAGTCGGTGCCGCACTACGGAATCGGATACGGGCTGCTGCGGTACGTCTATGCGCGCACCGCCGGCTGGCTCGCTGCCACGCCGCCCGCGGACATCTTCTTCTCGTACGCGGGCACCATCCCCGACCTTCCCTCGGCCGCCGGCGAGGCCCCGGTCCAGTTCGACTCCGACACGGCGCTGCCCGTGCGCGAGGCCTACCCGGGCCTCGGTCACGCCGTCGAGCTGCGCGTGTACCGCAGCGCCGGGGCCATGCACCTGGACTGGTGGTACGACTCCCGCCGCATCGACGCGGCGCGCGCGCGGTCGCTGGCCGACGCGTTCTCCGCGACGCTGCTCGACCTCGCCCGCGCGGCGGTGGCCGAGGACGAAAGCGCCTCGGCGGAAGAGGAGTTGACCCTCGTGGACTTGTCGTCGAGCGATTCGACCTAG